One genomic region from Chthonomonas calidirosea T49 encodes:
- a CDS encoding putative glycosyl hydrolase, which yields MPRGSAPANPLSSLYGRAIEIDPSFPYFQNRSPDSIAQELKVHGYRVVYYVLTADSDVQPALIRAFHRHGMRVWYATFLNGVYSRKDLPAGWSAWRMVTRGDLEGHPVQDGFTRLCLNNPQYRVWKKQQIVKMLKTYPFDGVALMEPYWPEYPGPQSPEYGCFCASCQASFQKMFPGSPLPDILHPESPNAPNRNPALWQNWLTFRRASVIAFLNDLINGPGGIRAETPSKPVCVWTLALDVPNAAQQLADIYGLDAAAIAAQVRPDAICFETDWPDWSRPDLPPDYVKRYASLFNAVRQVAPQMPLIMQADIGSEPQDRRSIEWIRAFEKACADLGLQGTLLYAYSLGDATYHEPPKVVKVRVLPHRIQLVFTSCVGASSAGDTLHYTFSGGALEKAIVDGNRVTLLLKAPPPKGARCTLTLRFIANDPARLLFHDAPPAILQEQTLSFVWQEGLNVSLAQSTP from the coding sequence TTGCCTCGCGGCTCAGCACCGGCAAACCCACTCTCCTCCCTCTACGGGCGCGCCATCGAAATAGACCCTAGCTTTCCTTACTTTCAGAACCGTTCGCCCGACTCGATCGCCCAAGAGCTGAAAGTTCACGGCTATCGTGTGGTCTACTACGTTCTCACCGCCGATTCGGACGTTCAACCCGCCCTCATCCGTGCGTTCCATCGCCATGGGATGCGCGTATGGTACGCCACGTTCCTCAACGGGGTCTACAGCCGTAAAGATCTCCCTGCCGGCTGGTCTGCGTGGCGAATGGTAACGCGAGGCGACCTCGAAGGCCATCCGGTGCAGGATGGGTTTACGCGCCTTTGCCTCAACAATCCGCAGTACCGTGTGTGGAAGAAGCAGCAGATCGTGAAGATGCTGAAGACCTATCCCTTCGATGGCGTGGCGCTCATGGAGCCCTATTGGCCGGAGTATCCCGGCCCGCAAAGCCCAGAGTACGGCTGTTTCTGCGCCTCTTGCCAAGCGAGCTTCCAAAAGATGTTTCCCGGCTCGCCGCTACCGGATATCCTGCACCCCGAATCGCCCAACGCGCCCAATCGGAATCCGGCGCTTTGGCAGAACTGGCTCACCTTTCGACGCGCCAGCGTCATCGCCTTTCTCAACGATCTCATCAACGGCCCCGGCGGCATTCGTGCAGAAACCCCCTCCAAACCGGTGTGTGTTTGGACGTTAGCCCTAGATGTGCCAAATGCAGCTCAACAGCTTGCCGATATCTACGGCCTCGATGCGGCCGCGATCGCTGCCCAGGTGCGCCCCGACGCGATCTGCTTTGAAACCGATTGGCCGGACTGGTCGCGCCCCGATCTGCCGCCCGACTACGTGAAACGCTATGCGAGCCTTTTCAATGCCGTTAGGCAAGTGGCCCCGCAGATGCCGCTGATCATGCAGGCCGACATCGGCTCTGAACCGCAAGATCGGCGCAGCATCGAGTGGATACGGGCCTTTGAAAAAGCCTGCGCCGATCTTGGGCTGCAGGGCACCCTGCTCTACGCCTACTCGCTGGGAGATGCCACCTATCACGAGCCCCCGAAAGTGGTGAAGGTGCGGGTTCTACCCCATCGGATTCAGCTCGTGTTCACGAGCTGTGTGGGGGCCTCATCCGCGGGAGATACGCTGCACTACACCTTCTCTGGGGGCGCGCTTGAAAAGGCCATTGTGGACGGGAATAGGGTTACCCTTCTGCTTAAAGCGCCTCCGCCGAAAGGGGCACGCTGCACGCTCACGCTACGCTTTATCGCGAACGATCCTGCCCGCCTCCTCTTTCACGACGCACCGCCAGCTATTCTTCAGGAGCAGACCCTCTCGTTCGTGTGGCAAGAGGGACTGAACGTTAGCTTGGCCCAGAGCACTCCCTAA
- a CDS encoding DUF1559 domain-containing protein, giving the protein MQRKTAFTLIELLVVIAIIAILAAILFPVFAQAREQARTISCLSNLKQMGLAIHMYAQDYDEQFPMGTYDGPRNWEVNPDVDPYAGGPKLDCYINSQGQGPMAWKGFNPGDGGPNYVGCAYGTEFYRTLMNVQLGPYIKNKQIWYCPSDKYYQPNPTDIGQGLQSYHWFPNWIYNTWCPNGTGPFPCVKYPDGTTRNLSGMMPNELSDYVSERILMTERGVFGWDGADGCDHQCVNTHDNHPRGYNALFFDGHAKLIPFGQKWRTTPATGWPPQDAPQ; this is encoded by the coding sequence ATGCAAAGAAAAACAGCTTTCACGTTGATCGAGCTGCTTGTTGTTATCGCGATTATCGCGATACTGGCAGCCATTCTCTTCCCCGTGTTCGCTCAAGCTCGGGAGCAAGCGCGGACGATCTCATGCCTCTCAAACCTCAAACAGATGGGTCTTGCCATCCACATGTATGCGCAAGACTACGATGAGCAGTTCCCAATGGGAACCTACGACGGGCCTCGTAACTGGGAGGTGAATCCGGATGTAGATCCCTATGCCGGAGGGCCTAAGCTGGACTGCTACATCAACAGTCAGGGACAAGGGCCCATGGCCTGGAAAGGTTTCAACCCCGGGGATGGCGGCCCGAACTACGTTGGGTGCGCCTATGGAACCGAATTCTATCGCACCCTGATGAACGTGCAGCTCGGCCCCTACATCAAGAACAAACAGATTTGGTACTGCCCATCCGATAAATACTACCAGCCGAACCCCACAGATATCGGTCAAGGTCTCCAATCGTATCATTGGTTCCCAAACTGGATCTATAACACTTGGTGCCCCAACGGCACGGGGCCGTTCCCCTGCGTGAAGTATCCAGATGGAACCACGCGCAACCTTTCCGGCATGATGCCCAACGAGCTGTCGGACTACGTTTCCGAGCGCATTCTGATGACGGAGCGCGGCGTCTTCGGTTGGGACGGGGCAGATGGATGCGACCATCAGTGCGTCAACACCCACGACAACCATCCGCGGGGCTATAATGCGCTCTTCTTCGATGGGCACGCCAAACTGATTCCTTTCGGCCAGAAGTGGCGCACCACCCCCGCAACCGGCTGGCCGCCTCAAGACGCGCCCCAATAG
- a CDS encoding GntR family transcriptional regulator, with product MRRSLPQQIATAVLKDYLESGVLNSGDRLPSVRELEQQYRASRSTILAALGILEQQGAIVRRHGLGCFVAEDAPRASSMRPPHFLGYISPSTDSELMLRIYEGVEEAARRYDLHVLVASVCHDYNLERKQVARMIEAGCGAIVLSPTTRTPQQLAEDYLNHEFLDFPIVLVDLAYPQHKRPRVVFDNYHAGYDVTTTLLRAGHTRIAIMRLNPDPEAPFACRHYAVEERFRGYCDALRQAHIPLREEYVWTLQSSAFHSDLDADHLERLLALPHPPTALIALEDIAAMSVTELLLERGVQVPEEITVTGFDNLLPARNFHPAFPTTFPDFRKAGELATWLAYSLMKGETLGAITYMLPVPLCNRRLSLKRRHFSREGVGSADA from the coding sequence ATGCGCCGCTCGTTGCCACAACAGATCGCAACGGCTGTTCTAAAGGACTACCTGGAGAGCGGTGTCCTGAACTCAGGCGATCGATTGCCCTCCGTTCGGGAGCTGGAACAGCAGTACCGCGCCTCGCGCTCTACGATTCTCGCGGCCTTAGGGATTCTCGAACAGCAAGGTGCGATCGTACGCCGACATGGGCTAGGTTGTTTCGTGGCTGAAGATGCCCCTAGAGCATCCTCGATGCGACCTCCTCATTTCCTGGGCTATATCTCCCCAAGCACCGATTCGGAGCTGATGCTGCGCATCTACGAGGGGGTTGAAGAGGCAGCGCGGCGATACGACCTCCATGTGCTCGTGGCCAGCGTCTGTCATGACTACAACCTCGAACGCAAACAAGTGGCCCGCATGATCGAAGCGGGATGCGGAGCCATTGTGCTGTCCCCCACTACCCGTACCCCTCAACAGCTTGCAGAAGACTACCTTAATCACGAGTTTCTCGATTTTCCCATCGTGCTGGTGGATCTCGCTTACCCTCAACATAAGCGACCGCGCGTAGTGTTCGATAACTACCATGCCGGCTACGACGTCACCACCACGCTGTTGCGGGCCGGCCATACGCGAATCGCCATCATGCGCCTGAATCCCGACCCTGAAGCGCCTTTCGCCTGCCGGCACTATGCCGTGGAGGAGCGGTTTCGTGGCTACTGCGATGCCCTGCGCCAGGCGCACATTCCCTTGCGCGAAGAGTACGTTTGGACGCTTCAAAGTAGCGCCTTCCATTCCGACCTCGATGCGGATCACCTTGAGAGGCTGCTCGCGCTCCCTCATCCCCCGACAGCTCTCATCGCGCTTGAGGACATCGCCGCCATGAGCGTTACCGAGCTATTACTGGAACGTGGGGTGCAAGTGCCCGAAGAGATCACCGTAACCGGCTTCGATAACCTTTTACCCGCCCGTAACTTTCATCCGGCTTTTCCAACAACCTTTCCCGACTTCCGCAAGGCAGGCGAACTGGCGACCTGGTTGGCCTATTCGCTGATGAAGGGAGAAACCCTGGGCGCGATCACCTATATGCTGCCGGTCCCGCTGTGCAATCGCCGTCTTTCCCTAAAGCGGCGTCACTTCTCACGCGAGGGGGTAGGTTCAGCAGATGCGTAA
- a CDS encoding NAD(P)-dependent oxidoreductase produces MERAPTEIALEAAKARRIPVNLTGSTIAESVTELAFGFMLALARQLPQGDTSVKAGQWRRFVGVELKGKTLGIVGLGQIGKTLCRRAKAFEMNVIATEAQPDLTFVTSWGVELLPLEALLEQADFVSLHVPVTPQTQRLIGEPQLHRMKPTAYLINTSRGELVDEEALYQALKEGWIAGAASDVFSKEPPGEHPLLSLPNFIAMPHCGGQTQEGLRRMGESVAENVLRVLQGQEPLNRIV; encoded by the coding sequence ATGGAGCGTGCGCCCACAGAAATCGCTCTTGAGGCAGCAAAGGCACGTCGTATTCCTGTGAATCTCACAGGAAGTACCATTGCCGAATCGGTGACGGAACTCGCCTTTGGCTTTATGCTGGCTTTGGCGCGACAACTCCCGCAAGGAGATACTTCGGTAAAAGCCGGGCAGTGGCGACGCTTTGTGGGGGTGGAACTGAAAGGAAAGACGCTAGGGATTGTGGGACTTGGACAGATCGGCAAAACGCTCTGCAGGCGCGCTAAAGCGTTTGAAATGAACGTGATCGCCACAGAAGCTCAACCCGATCTAACCTTTGTAACCTCTTGGGGTGTGGAGCTGCTACCCCTTGAAGCGCTGCTAGAACAAGCCGATTTTGTCTCCTTGCACGTCCCAGTAACCCCACAAACGCAGCGGCTTATCGGCGAGCCGCAACTGCATCGCATGAAGCCGACGGCCTATCTTATCAACACCTCACGAGGTGAGCTTGTAGATGAAGAGGCTCTCTATCAGGCCTTAAAAGAGGGATGGATCGCTGGGGCTGCCTCAGACGTGTTCTCGAAAGAGCCGCCTGGAGAACATCCTCTCCTTTCTCTGCCTAACTTCATTGCGATGCCTCACTGCGGTGGCCAGACCCAAGAGGGATTGCGGCGCATGGGAGAGAGCGTTGCGGAAAACGTGCTCCGCGTGCTGCAGGGACAGGAGCCGCTAAACCGTATCGTCTAA
- a CDS encoding glycoside hydrolase family 140 protein, translating into MKLKVSDNRRFLIYEDGTPFFYLGDTAWELFHRLTFEEAKHYLHDRAVKGFTVIQAVVLAEFDGLNEPNRYGHTPLHGNDPTQPNEAYFAHVDRVVQYAESLGLTIGMLPTWGDKWNKKWGVGPEIFTPENARVYGEFLGKRYQNAPIIWILGGDRPVETEAHRAILRAMAEGLSRGDAGAHLRTFHPPGTHSSTEYFPDEPWLDFHMYQTGHSRDRATWQLIAQDYAHQPTKPCMDGEPGYEDHPIDFNPQKGYLDSNDVRRFAYWDLFSGAFGHTYGCHAIWQFYDPTQHPPISWARTTWQEAMHLPGAGQMRHLRKLIESRPFLSRVPDQNLLAADSDDPLRHIAVTRDRENRYALFYLPYGGRLVANLRPLPEERFLAQWFDPRTGIYYPLGEHIARGEIEFVAPSVGRGEDWVLVLDKV; encoded by the coding sequence ATGAAATTAAAAGTTAGTGACAACCGCCGATTCCTTATCTATGAAGATGGAACGCCCTTTTTCTATTTAGGCGATACCGCCTGGGAGCTGTTTCATCGCCTTACCTTTGAGGAGGCCAAGCACTATCTGCACGATCGAGCTGTAAAGGGATTTACCGTGATCCAAGCCGTCGTACTCGCGGAGTTCGACGGCCTCAACGAGCCGAATCGCTACGGACATACCCCCCTCCACGGGAACGACCCCACCCAACCGAACGAGGCCTACTTTGCCCATGTTGACCGGGTGGTGCAGTATGCCGAATCGCTGGGCCTTACCATCGGAATGCTGCCCACCTGGGGCGATAAATGGAACAAGAAGTGGGGCGTTGGACCTGAGATCTTTACCCCAGAGAACGCGCGGGTCTATGGGGAGTTTCTTGGCAAACGGTACCAAAATGCACCTATCATCTGGATATTGGGGGGCGATAGGCCGGTGGAAACCGAAGCCCACCGCGCTATTCTGCGCGCTATGGCCGAAGGCCTGTCGAGAGGGGATGCCGGTGCCCATCTACGCACGTTTCACCCCCCTGGCACGCACTCCTCCACCGAGTATTTCCCAGATGAACCCTGGCTGGACTTCCATATGTATCAAACCGGCCATAGCCGCGATAGGGCCACATGGCAACTGATAGCCCAGGACTATGCGCACCAACCCACCAAACCCTGTATGGACGGCGAGCCGGGCTATGAAGACCACCCCATAGACTTCAATCCGCAAAAAGGCTATCTCGATTCAAACGACGTGCGCCGCTTCGCCTACTGGGACCTGTTTTCCGGCGCTTTCGGGCACACCTACGGCTGCCACGCTATTTGGCAGTTTTACGACCCGACACAGCACCCACCTATCAGCTGGGCACGGACAACTTGGCAAGAGGCCATGCATCTGCCCGGAGCTGGCCAGATGCGCCATCTCCGCAAACTCATCGAATCGCGCCCCTTCCTGAGCCGAGTCCCCGATCAAAACCTCCTGGCTGCCGACTCGGACGATCCGCTTCGTCACATCGCCGTCACCCGCGATCGAGAAAATCGCTATGCGCTCTTCTACCTGCCTTACGGTGGACGCCTCGTTGCAAACCTAAGGCCTTTGCCGGAAGAGCGCTTTCTTGCCCAGTGGTTCGATCCGCGCACCGGAATCTATTACCCGCTGGGAGAGCACATCGCGCGCGGCGAGATAGAGTTCGTTGCTCCCTCGGTAGGCAGAGGGGAAGATTGGGTGCTTGTGCTCGATAAGGTTTAA
- a CDS encoding GGDEF domain-containing protein, which translates to MNFDPPQMGHGSTTHEEFLDSSSTSIAKTSSASPPKTGRRMRLYDLVFGTALLALLAYALHKPFHPHEFGVFGIATLLLLLVSSLPLVDSNYRPFTFTGPTAFGLAIWISPGVAAASALAAHFLRARFWVKGGAYRGYARFQGGQLALASLAIAIFWNQLPVHFTPNDLSHVLSLGLLAAFIFVGLELAMSFLAPPPRVKRVEMRRNLAMNTLVYSVGLLPILLLIPLRLAYGPILCLPVGLLLLLAATTLRLSHEVNGLHRQLQIAEALGRAGLKAAGSERPEQLLERFLKLAQELLQCERSLVWLPEAGTGDFYPAVALPDKGPFAGRKYHFGNGLVGHAAARVRPRLILDAATDVHRAHHEMASGSWILYPIVVREQILGVAHWVRPASNPFLLEDLERLEALMPLATIALENFFVHEQIRVQAITDGLTGLWNQRHTMELLREELQRAARYHRTFSILMLDVDSFKSFNDTYGHLQGDQLLRSIATVLRTSVRSVDHVGRYGGEEFLVILPETGKHEACLLAERLRAAVEEYGVILTDRGPVRRTISIGVAAYPEDALNPAELVERADEALYRAKRAGKNCVIGA; encoded by the coding sequence ATGAACTTCGATCCACCACAGATGGGGCATGGCTCAACTACTCACGAGGAGTTTCTCGATTCCTCCTCTACCTCCATCGCAAAAACATCTTCCGCTTCGCCCCCAAAAACTGGGCGACGTATGCGCCTTTACGACCTTGTTTTTGGTACAGCCCTTTTGGCGCTTCTCGCCTACGCTCTGCACAAGCCGTTCCATCCCCATGAGTTTGGTGTTTTTGGCATTGCAACCTTACTGCTGCTGTTGGTGAGCTCTCTTCCCCTTGTCGACTCAAACTATCGCCCGTTCACCTTCACCGGTCCAACAGCCTTTGGCCTGGCCATATGGATATCCCCTGGAGTGGCCGCGGCAAGCGCCCTCGCGGCCCATTTCCTGAGGGCGCGGTTTTGGGTAAAAGGGGGAGCCTATCGAGGCTATGCGCGTTTTCAGGGGGGACAACTTGCCTTGGCCTCGCTGGCCATAGCGATTTTTTGGAACCAACTGCCGGTGCACTTCACCCCAAACGACCTCTCGCACGTGCTCTCTTTAGGGTTGCTCGCCGCTTTCATCTTCGTTGGGCTTGAGCTTGCCATGTCGTTTCTCGCTCCGCCACCGCGTGTTAAAAGGGTGGAGATGCGCCGCAATCTGGCAATGAATACCCTTGTGTACAGCGTGGGGCTGCTTCCCATTCTCTTGCTCATTCCTCTCCGGCTTGCCTACGGCCCCATCCTCTGCTTACCTGTTGGCCTGCTCCTGCTGCTAGCTGCCACAACCCTACGCCTTAGTCATGAGGTGAACGGGTTGCATCGTCAGCTTCAGATCGCCGAGGCCTTAGGCCGCGCCGGGCTAAAAGCGGCCGGCTCCGAACGACCAGAACAGCTCCTTGAACGATTTCTTAAGCTCGCTCAAGAGCTTCTCCAGTGCGAGCGTTCCCTCGTTTGGCTGCCGGAAGCGGGAACGGGCGATTTCTATCCGGCCGTTGCCCTTCCCGACAAAGGCCCCTTTGCTGGCCGCAAGTACCACTTCGGAAACGGCCTGGTGGGCCACGCAGCCGCCCGGGTGCGCCCGCGTTTGATTCTCGATGCCGCCACCGACGTCCATCGCGCCCATCATGAGATGGCCTCCGGCTCCTGGATACTCTATCCCATTGTGGTGCGCGAGCAGATACTGGGCGTTGCCCACTGGGTGCGCCCGGCAAGCAATCCCTTTCTCCTTGAGGATTTAGAGCGTCTTGAAGCGCTTATGCCTCTAGCCACCATCGCTCTCGAAAACTTTTTCGTCCACGAGCAGATACGCGTTCAAGCCATCACCGATGGCCTTACAGGCCTCTGGAATCAGCGCCATACCATGGAGCTGCTTCGAGAAGAGCTGCAGCGTGCCGCACGTTACCATCGCACCTTTTCCATTCTTATGCTCGATGTGGATAGTTTCAAGAGCTTTAACGATACCTATGGGCATCTTCAAGGCGATCAGCTCCTACGCAGCATTGCTACGGTGCTGCGCACGAGCGTGCGCTCTGTAGATCATGTGGGGCGCTATGGAGGAGAGGAGTTTCTGGTGATTCTGCCGGAAACCGGCAAGCACGAAGCCTGCTTGCTGGCCGAGCGGCTCCGTGCAGCTGTGGAAGAGTACGGGGTTATTCTTACCGATAGAGGCCCTGTGCGACGTACCATCAGTATTGGAGTGGCCGCCTATCCGGAAGATGCGCTCAACCCCGCCGAGCTGGTTGAACGAGCCGATGAGGCGCTCTACCGCGCAAAACGCGCCGGCAAAAACTGCGTGATCGGGGCATAA
- a CDS encoding amidase — protein sequence MAEIPLHYLSAVELGRRLREKRLSSVELTRLYLERLETIGRSLNAVAELTPELALSQARQADKELAEGRIRSPLHGVPYGAKDLLATKNIPTRWGSPAHKDQVFDYDATVIRKLQEAGAVLVAKLSLIELAGGGGYDMPAASLDGPCRCPWNPNRWAGGSSSGSGAAVGAGLVGFALGTETWGSITVPAAFCGISGLRPTYGRVSRHGAMALCWTLDKIGPMARSAEDCGFILQAIAGPDPLDATCAPIGFRFRARPLVSRKSHPLRLGVLPHDTSKVPEVQKAFEEALAVFRKRNFHVAEASYPPDIPYNAATGLIVAAEGSAAFEELIRSERLQLLADPQQQAGLIAGLSVSAADYLRAQRVRKKAIEALNSLWERFDLLIAPTLLTVAPEISKPLSASTEPWGGNGGPGNLAGWPSLSIPMGFGKENLPLGLEIIGPPGGEQTLLALGMTFQQETDWHRKHPPL from the coding sequence ATGGCAGAGATTCCCCTCCACTATCTTAGCGCCGTAGAGTTAGGGAGGCGCCTTCGGGAAAAGAGGCTCTCTTCGGTCGAGCTAACACGTCTTTATCTCGAACGGCTGGAGACGATCGGTCGTTCCTTGAACGCCGTGGCCGAGCTAACGCCAGAACTTGCCCTCTCACAAGCGCGTCAGGCGGATAAGGAGCTTGCCGAAGGCCGCATTCGCAGTCCCTTACATGGCGTTCCCTACGGTGCCAAAGACCTTTTAGCCACTAAAAATATTCCCACTCGGTGGGGATCGCCTGCCCATAAAGACCAGGTTTTCGACTACGATGCCACCGTCATTCGCAAACTGCAGGAGGCCGGCGCGGTGTTGGTTGCCAAACTGAGCCTCATCGAGCTGGCGGGAGGCGGAGGCTACGACATGCCGGCAGCGTCGTTGGATGGGCCTTGTCGCTGTCCGTGGAACCCTAATCGTTGGGCTGGTGGTTCCTCTTCGGGCTCCGGAGCCGCCGTGGGAGCGGGTTTGGTGGGGTTTGCCCTAGGCACAGAGACCTGGGGCAGTATTACGGTTCCTGCCGCTTTCTGTGGCATTAGCGGTTTACGCCCCACCTATGGAAGAGTAAGCCGCCATGGCGCTATGGCGCTCTGTTGGACTCTCGACAAGATCGGCCCTATGGCGCGCTCTGCCGAAGATTGTGGCTTTATTTTGCAGGCGATCGCCGGCCCAGACCCGCTCGATGCCACCTGCGCTCCTATCGGTTTTCGATTCCGGGCTCGTCCGCTTGTGAGCCGTAAATCACACCCGCTTCGACTCGGTGTGCTGCCGCACGATACCTCTAAGGTGCCTGAGGTTCAAAAAGCTTTTGAGGAGGCTTTAGCGGTGTTTCGCAAGCGGAACTTCCATGTGGCAGAGGCCTCCTATCCTCCGGATATCCCCTACAACGCAGCCACGGGGCTTATCGTGGCGGCCGAAGGCTCGGCTGCCTTCGAAGAGCTTATTCGCAGCGAGCGCCTTCAACTCCTGGCCGACCCTCAACAGCAGGCCGGCCTCATTGCCGGACTTTCCGTCTCCGCTGCAGACTATTTGCGCGCCCAACGCGTTCGAAAAAAGGCTATCGAAGCCCTCAACTCGCTCTGGGAGCGCTTCGATCTCCTCATCGCGCCCACACTCCTCACCGTGGCCCCTGAGATCTCCAAACCGCTCAGCGCAAGCACCGAGCCTTGGGGTGGTAACGGAGGGCCAGGCAACTTGGCCGGTTGGCCGTCGCTCTCCATCCCTATGGGTTTCGGCAAGGAGAACCTGCCGCTTGGGCTCGAGATCATCGGCCCGCCCGGCGGCGAACAGACCCTGCTCGCGCTGGGGATGACCTTTCAACAAGAGACCGATTGGCATAGAAAGCATCCGCCGTTATGA
- a CDS encoding S1 RNA-binding domain protein produces MKPIVFSSLCLLFIGWQAPAIAPSSGGKTPPVASPKTTKKRSSNIVQGSILQLTAEMLTLHVGGGTETVRLSDQTHYWRNRQAVTRDAFKEGQTVIAHLRRFHGESQRLVVDLADLQSWRWLQHLRRDIVEATFESATEDQLQVRPNGTGADITYGLSSDTLWGIKGSQVPANPFHTGDQVWIVPRTRSDGSMLARAVADTHHQALLLKEQLATTLRGKIVAVDSQAHTFVLQTELGERRTLNTPTPSDATHERASRLKTLEANELKPGLLVTVHLQHKRDGTVLVRSVTLQTSKRRQK; encoded by the coding sequence ATGAAACCCATTGTCTTTTCGTCTCTCTGCCTACTGTTCATCGGTTGGCAAGCGCCTGCCATTGCGCCCTCCTCCGGTGGTAAAACACCGCCGGTCGCCTCGCCAAAGACCACTAAAAAACGCAGCTCCAACATCGTTCAGGGTTCCATCCTCCAGCTGACGGCCGAGATGCTTACCCTCCATGTCGGCGGTGGCACGGAGACGGTGCGTCTCTCCGACCAAACCCACTACTGGCGCAACCGGCAGGCGGTAACTCGTGACGCCTTTAAAGAGGGACAAACGGTTATCGCCCACTTGCGCCGCTTTCATGGCGAGAGCCAACGCCTTGTTGTAGACCTTGCCGATCTCCAAAGTTGGCGCTGGCTCCAGCACCTACGTCGCGACATTGTGGAGGCCACCTTCGAATCCGCTACGGAAGACCAGCTTCAGGTAAGACCAAACGGCACCGGCGCGGATATCACCTATGGACTAAGTAGCGACACTTTGTGGGGCATTAAAGGCTCTCAAGTGCCTGCCAATCCTTTTCACACAGGTGACCAGGTCTGGATCGTTCCCCGCACCCGTTCCGATGGCAGCATGCTGGCGCGCGCCGTGGCCGACACACACCATCAGGCCTTGTTGCTCAAGGAGCAGCTAGCCACCACTCTACGTGGAAAGATCGTAGCTGTGGACAGTCAGGCACACACCTTTGTGCTTCAAACAGAGTTAGGAGAGCGGCGCACACTCAATACGCCGACTCCATCCGATGCTACCCACGAGCGAGCCTCCCGGCTAAAAACGCTAGAGGCGAACGAATTGAAACCGGGGCTTTTGGTGACGGTGCATCTGCAGCACAAACGTGACGGCACCGTGCTGGTACGCAGCGTTACCCTTCAGACCTCTAAGCGCCGCCAAAAGTAG
- the hemW gene encoding radical SAM family heme chaperone HemW, which translates to MIKPLSLYVHIPFCVHHCAYCDFNTYVEPAQSVLVKETVEAIGLDIAKASQERVAGQVLSERPLATVYFGGGTPTFLSIEQLTEIMAAIRSHFHLLPDAEISSEANPTSADVAKFAAMRALGFNRLSIGVQAFDNGLLTALDRFHTTTEAVHAYQAARAAGFTNVNLDLMFGLPNQTLPLWKASLEQAIQLAPEHLSLYALTIEPGTRFERLHVGGRLVLPDDETVVTMYEYAQQRLTQAGYIHYEISNFSLPGFACRHNLVYWHNEEYLGVGPGAVSYLGGWRWKRERLPKRYVQKVKNGENLCVEEECLAPPEALDETLLLGLRLRAGVSLHALRDRFGLDPLERYKRGIEKLVQQGLLEQHGDILRVSDRALPITDTVIVELLASAEA; encoded by the coding sequence ATGATAAAACCGCTTTCGCTGTATGTGCACATCCCTTTCTGCGTTCACCACTGTGCCTACTGCGACTTCAATACCTATGTGGAACCGGCCCAGAGCGTTCTGGTTAAGGAGACGGTTGAGGCGATCGGCCTCGACATCGCCAAGGCAAGTCAGGAGCGTGTAGCGGGTCAGGTGCTTTCCGAACGCCCGCTTGCCACCGTCTACTTTGGAGGCGGTACCCCCACCTTCTTAAGCATTGAACAGCTTACGGAGATTATGGCGGCGATCCGCTCCCATTTCCACCTGTTACCCGACGCCGAAATCTCCAGCGAAGCCAACCCTACCTCGGCCGATGTTGCCAAATTCGCTGCCATGCGTGCCCTCGGGTTCAACCGCCTTAGCATCGGTGTACAGGCCTTCGACAATGGGTTACTCACCGCGCTCGATCGCTTCCATACCACTACAGAGGCTGTACACGCCTACCAAGCGGCGCGAGCCGCCGGCTTTACCAACGTGAACCTCGATCTGATGTTTGGACTTCCGAACCAGACTCTGCCTCTTTGGAAAGCCTCCCTTGAACAGGCCATACAGCTTGCTCCAGAGCACCTCTCCCTCTATGCCCTCACCATTGAGCCAGGGACTCGCTTCGAACGGCTCCATGTTGGAGGGCGTTTGGTCTTACCCGACGATGAGACGGTTGTAACTATGTATGAGTATGCCCAGCAACGTCTAACCCAGGCCGGATACATCCATTACGAGATCAGCAACTTTTCTCTACCAGGATTTGCATGTCGCCATAACCTTGTATACTGGCACAACGAGGAGTATTTGGGTGTAGGCCCAGGAGCCGTCTCTTATCTAGGAGGGTGGCGTTGGAAGCGCGAGCGCCTCCCTAAACGCTATGTGCAAAAGGTGAAGAACGGCGAAAACCTCTGTGTGGAAGAGGAGTGCCTAGCTCCCCCTGAGGCGCTAGACGAAACCCTTCTGCTAGGTCTGCGCCTTCGCGCCGGCGTCTCGCTTCATGCGCTGCGCGACCGATTTGGCCTCGACCCTCTAGAGCGCTACAAACGCGGAATAGAAAAGCTTGTGCAGCAGGGCTTGCTTGAGCAGCATGGCGACATACTGCGCGTTAGCGACAGAGCTCTCCCGATTACCGATACGGTGATCGTAGAGCTTTTGGCCAGCGCCGAGGCGTAG